One window of the Desmospora activa DSM 45169 genome contains the following:
- a CDS encoding energy-coupling factor transporter ATPase has product MIIRLQNVGFHYPGQGEEGTGTVLSGLDWSVDRGEYVAVMGPNGSGKSTLAKLLNALLVPTAGTVQVCGLDTNDHRQWGAIRQRVGMVFQNPDNQIVGTTVRDDVAFGLENLGLPREEMRRRIADVLPRVGLSGMEDQSPHHLSGGQKQRLAIAGVIAMRPDVIVFDEATSMLDPAGRREVLHAIRSLHQGGTTVIHITHSAREALYAQRVVVMAAGAIRLDGSPVDVFNQVDHLQEWSLELPLFAEVADRLRQQGLPLSRRISNEETLVKELWALLQ; this is encoded by the coding sequence TTGATAATTCGATTGCAAAATGTCGGCTTTCACTACCCCGGCCAGGGAGAAGAAGGGACGGGTACCGTTCTTTCCGGGCTGGATTGGAGCGTGGACAGAGGCGAGTATGTCGCTGTGATGGGTCCCAATGGCTCCGGAAAATCCACCCTAGCCAAATTGTTAAATGCGCTGCTGGTTCCAACTGCGGGAACGGTGCAAGTATGTGGTTTGGATACCAACGATCATCGTCAATGGGGCGCGATCCGGCAGCGGGTGGGGATGGTCTTCCAAAACCCCGATAACCAGATCGTAGGCACCACTGTTCGTGACGATGTCGCCTTTGGACTGGAAAACCTGGGCCTGCCCCGGGAGGAAATGCGGCGGAGAATCGCCGATGTCCTCCCGCGGGTGGGCCTTTCCGGAATGGAGGATCAATCCCCTCACCATTTGTCCGGCGGACAAAAACAGCGTCTGGCGATTGCCGGTGTGATTGCGATGCGACCCGATGTGATTGTATTTGATGAAGCCACATCGATGCTGGACCCCGCCGGGAGAAGAGAAGTGCTACATGCGATCCGTTCGCTCCATCAAGGGGGAACGACGGTGATCCATATTACCCACTCCGCCAGAGAAGCTTTATACGCCCAACGGGTAGTGGTAATGGCCGCGGGAGCGATCCGGTTGGACGGAAGCCCGGTCGATGTATTCAACCAGGTGGATCATTTGCAGGAATGGTCCCTTGAGTTGCCGCTGTTTGCCGAAGTGGCGGACCGACTGCGGCAACAGGGCCTTCCCCTTTCCCGTCGTATCTCCAATGAAGAAACGTTGGTGAAGGAATTATGGGCATTGTTGCAATAA
- the infA gene encoding translation initiation factor IF-1, with the protein MAKEDVIEVEGKVIEPLPNAMFRVELENGHKVLAHVSGKIRMHFIRILPGDRVTVQLSPYDLTRGRITYRYK; encoded by the coding sequence ATGGCCAAGGAAGATGTGATCGAGGTAGAAGGCAAGGTGATCGAGCCGTTGCCCAATGCCATGTTTCGCGTGGAGCTGGAGAATGGACACAAAGTGCTCGCCCATGTTTCTGGCAAAATCCGCATGCACTTTATCCGGATTTTGCCCGGTGACCGGGTGACGGTCCAGCTTTCCCCATATGATTTGACTCGCGGCCGGATTACGTATCGCTATAAGTGA
- a CDS encoding KOW domain-containing RNA-binding protein: protein MDVIDAERRPSIGQIVQVKKGREAGRYAIVIGWEEPHFVLLVDGDKRKFSQSKRKNVKHIQPTKHIAREVEESMTKDGRVSNAKLRHALNQYLLHIGERKGE from the coding sequence ATGGATGTGATTGATGCCGAGAGACGGCCTTCCATCGGGCAGATCGTCCAAGTGAAAAAAGGTCGTGAGGCGGGGCGATATGCGATCGTGATCGGGTGGGAAGAACCGCATTTTGTTCTTCTCGTGGACGGGGACAAACGAAAATTTAGCCAGTCCAAAAGGAAAAACGTCAAGCATATCCAACCTACCAAGCACATCGCCCGGGAAGTAGAAGAATCCATGACAAAAGATGGCCGGGTGAGCAACGCTAAGCTGCGCCACGCCTTGAACCAATACCTTCTCCACATTGGAGAGCGAAAAGGAGAGTGA
- the rplQ gene encoding 50S ribosomal protein L17: MAYSKLGRNTAARKALLRDLVTDLIIHERIKTTATRAKEVRSIAEKMITLAKRGDLHARRQAASFVRTNRSRTEKEGEQVNHEKVDAVKKLFDEVGPRYEERNGGYTRIIKIGPRRGDATEMVYLELVK; this comes from the coding sequence ATGGCATATTCAAAACTGGGTCGGAATACAGCAGCACGGAAAGCGCTGCTCCGTGATCTGGTCACCGACCTGATCATCCACGAACGGATTAAAACGACGGCGACTCGAGCCAAAGAAGTACGCTCGATTGCGGAAAAGATGATCACCCTGGCCAAACGGGGCGATCTCCATGCCCGGCGCCAGGCCGCTTCCTTCGTAAGGACCAACCGTTCCCGCACTGAAAAAGAAGGGGAGCAGGTCAACCACGAAAAAGTGGATGCCGTAAAAAAGCTGTTTGATGAAGTGGGTCCCCGTTATGAAGAGCGTAATGGCGGCTATACCCGCATCATTAAAATCGGGCCACGTCGTGGCGATGCGACGGAAATGGTTTATCTTGAACTGGTGAAATAA
- the rpmJ gene encoding 50S ribosomal protein L36, whose translation MKVRPSVKPICEKCKVIRRKGIVMVICENPKHKQKQG comes from the coding sequence ATGAAAGTGAGACCTTCGGTAAAACCGATTTGTGAAAAATGTAAGGTCATCCGTCGCAAAGGAATTGTGATGGTGATCTGCGAAAATCCCAAGCATAAACAAAAACAAGGCTGA
- a CDS encoding DNA-directed RNA polymerase subunit alpha, whose protein sequence is MIEIEKPKIETVEVSENGRYGKFVVEPLERGYGTTLGNSLRRILLSSLPGAAVTSIQIDGVLHEFSTIPGVVEDTTEIILNLKRLSLKVHSDEEKVLEIDVEGGGEVKAGDIRADSDVEILNPDLHIATLADDGRLHARLTADRGRGYVPADRNKSEDQPIGVIPIDSIYTPIERVNYQVENTRVGQVTNYDKLTLEVWTDGSLRPEESVSLGAKIMTEHLLLFVGLTEGAQDAEIMVEKEEDKKEKVMEMTIEELDLSVRSYNCLKRAGINTVQELTQKSEEDMMKVRNLGRKSLEEVQEKLSELGLSLRSDD, encoded by the coding sequence ATGATTGAAATCGAAAAACCCAAAATCGAGACCGTTGAGGTCAGCGAAAATGGCCGATACGGAAAATTCGTTGTGGAACCCTTGGAACGCGGCTATGGCACCACCCTGGGCAACTCGCTACGGCGTATTCTGTTGTCTTCTCTTCCGGGTGCGGCGGTTACGTCCATCCAGATAGACGGGGTGTTGCACGAGTTTTCCACGATTCCCGGTGTGGTAGAGGATACAACGGAAATTATCCTCAACTTAAAACGCCTCTCGCTCAAGGTTCATTCCGATGAGGAGAAGGTGTTGGAAATTGACGTGGAGGGCGGCGGTGAAGTAAAAGCCGGCGATATCCGCGCCGATTCCGATGTGGAGATTCTTAACCCGGATCTTCATATCGCCACTTTGGCTGATGATGGACGCCTTCATGCCCGTCTGACAGCTGACCGGGGTCGTGGATATGTTCCTGCGGACCGCAACAAAAGTGAAGACCAACCGATCGGTGTGATTCCGATCGACTCGATTTATACCCCGATTGAACGGGTTAATTACCAGGTAGAAAACACCCGTGTCGGCCAAGTCACCAACTACGATAAGCTGACATTGGAAGTGTGGACCGACGGTAGCCTCCGTCCAGAGGAATCGGTCAGCCTGGGGGCTAAGATCATGACTGAGCATCTGTTGCTTTTTGTCGGTTTGACAGAAGGAGCGCAAGATGCGGAGATCATGGTGGAAAAAGAAGAAGATAAAAAAGAAAAGGTCATGGAAATGACCATCGAGGAGCTGGACCTGTCGGTTCGCTCTTACAATTGTTTAAAGCGGGCTGGAATCAACACCGTCCAAGAACTGACACAGAAGTCGGAAGAGGACATGATGAAAGTTCGCAACCTGGGACGCAAATCGCTGGAAGAAGTGCAGGAGAAGTTGTCCGAGTTGGGTCTCTCCCTGCGCAGCGATGACTAA
- the rpsM gene encoding 30S ribosomal protein S13 — protein sequence MARISGIDLPREKRVEIALTYIFGIGRSQAARILKETDINPDTRVRDLTEDEISKLRSFIDKNVMVEGDLRRETALNIKRLIEIGSYRGIRHRRGLPVRGQRSKTNARTRKGPRRTVANKKK from the coding sequence TTGGCTCGTATCTCAGGCATCGATTTGCCCCGTGAAAAGCGGGTGGAAATTGCGCTGACCTATATTTTTGGCATTGGTCGCTCCCAAGCTGCCCGCATTTTAAAGGAGACCGACATCAATCCGGATACGCGTGTACGCGACCTGACGGAAGACGAAATCTCCAAGCTGCGCAGCTTTATCGATAAAAACGTGATGGTGGAAGGGGATCTCCGTCGGGAGACCGCTTTAAACATCAAGCGTTTGATCGAGATCGGCTCCTATCGGGGTATTCGTCACCGCCGCGGTCTGCCAGTGCGGGGGCAACGGAGCAAAACCAACGCACGTACTCGCAAAGGTCCTCGTCGGACTGTCGCCAACAAGAAAAAATAA
- the rpsK gene encoding 30S ribosomal protein S11, whose product MAAKKRTTNQRVKRRAKKNVESGTVHIRSTFNNTIITITDKRGNTVSWASSGTLGFKGSRKSTPFAAQMAAEAAAKQAMEHGMKTVEVMVKGPGAGREAAIRSLQAAGLEVNLIKDVTPIPHNGCRPPKRRRV is encoded by the coding sequence ATGGCTGCCAAAAAGCGGACGACCAACCAACGCGTCAAACGGCGTGCAAAGAAAAATGTGGAGTCCGGTACGGTTCATATCCGTTCCACTTTTAACAACACCATCATCACCATTACCGATAAGCGCGGGAACACCGTCTCCTGGGCTAGCTCCGGTACCTTAGGGTTTAAAGGCTCCCGCAAGAGTACTCCTTTCGCCGCCCAGATGGCTGCGGAAGCCGCTGCTAAACAGGCGATGGAACATGGAATGAAAACCGTGGAAGTGATGGTCAAAGGACCGGGTGCCGGTCGGGAAGCGGCGATCCGCTCGCTGCAAGCGGCCGGGTTGGAAGTCAACCTGATTAAAGACGTCACTCCCATTCCCCATAACGGATGCCGCCCACCGAAGCGTCGCCGTGTCTGA